A DNA window from Daucus carota subsp. sativus chromosome 3, DH1 v3.0, whole genome shotgun sequence contains the following coding sequences:
- the LOC135151552 gene encoding uncharacterized protein LOC135151552: MEVIVYDPLDTIDTTSYEWKNNRIHAFACSKHCDDRFKTLKEGDIYIIKNFKVKDYVGDETYRAVRTKNHVFFTPHTEFVKDGTEGLQIEKYAFDLFDMAQMETLANDNRFLIDMVGKVENIQELIISSKDEVGKSRFKFEISDGSNKVKVTLFDLFGQHVEKELYKGDKENSFIIISCARVGRYEGVPHLSNYPATRVFINPDHYSITELKLRWGNKKKPEMPSSVVTSTKIATAVESIKLLTVKEIKALNADFNKPSAYCQVIAKRFSDQKNWYFNKCTGCDLELENVGAKFVCTQKNGCGRTIPYPDKRFRLCIFCSDDTGSMAIVFPDDEISRIIDKTVIDLQTDCADEKDVDKFPEILNTLLKQKYTINLVITKDNLTKGSTIYEAKDVVLQVETVGNHDPNAIRTVDKNVAEMEEISVVNDAEHEARATETPDTGKSTNMKSRARKEMEPVRFNAENLSGEKKFKNIKLEKP, encoded by the exons ATGGAAGTTATTGTTTACGACCCGTTGGACACTATTGACACAACAAGTTATGAATGGAAG AATAACAGAATCCATGCTTTTGCTTGTTCCAAACATTGTGATGATCGTTTCAAAACACTAAAGGAGGGAGAcatttatattatcaaaaatttcAAGGTTAAAGACTATGTAGGAGATGAAACATATCGTGCTGTTAGAACCAAGAACCATGTTTTTTTCACTCCTCACACTGAATTTGTCAAAGATGGAACGGAAGGCTTGCAAATTGAAAAATATGCATTTGATCTTTTTGACATGGCTCAAATGGAAACATTAGCTAATGACAATCGATTTCTCATTG ATATGGTGGGAAAAGTAGAGAATATTCAAGAATTAATTATAAGCAGCAAAGATGAGGTCGGGAAAAGCAGGTTCAAGTTTGAAATATCAGACGGAAG TAACAAAGTGAAGGTGACATTGTTCGATTTGTTTGGCCAACATGTTGAAAAGGAACTTTACAAGGGTGATAAAGAGAATagttttattataatatcatgCGCTAGGGTTGGTCGCTACGAAG GAGTGCCACATCTATCAAATTACCCCGCTACAAGGGTCTTTATAAACCCAGATCACTACAGCATAACAGAACTTAAGCTACG TTGGGGAAACAAAAAGAAACCTGAAATGCCAAGTAGTGTCGTTACTTCTACAAAAATAGCAACTGCAGTGGAAAGTATAAAGCTTCTTACAGTAAAGGAAATCAAGGCCTTGAACGCAGATTTTAACAAG CCTTCAGCTTACTGTCAGGTTATTGCAAAACGGTTTAGCGACCAAAAAAATTGGTATTTCAACAAGTGTACAGGTTGTGATCTTGAACTTGAGAATGTAGGTGCAAAATTTGTTTGCACACAGAAGAACGGCTGTGGCAGAACTATTCCATACCCTGATAAAAG GTTCAGACTATGCATCTTCTGTTCCGACGATACTGGGTCAATGGCAATTGTGTTTCCGGATGATGAAATCAGCCGCATAATTGACAAAACTGTCATTGATTTGCAAACAGATTGTGCTGAT gaAAAAGATGTAGACAAATTCCCTGAAATCCTAAATACCTTACTCAAGCAAAAGTACACAATCAATCTTGTGATAACCAAAGACAACCTCACAAAAGGATCAACCATATATGAGGCTAAGGATGTCGTTCTGCAAGTGGAGACTGTTGGCAACCATGATCCAAACGCAATTCGTACAGTGGATAAGAATGTTGCTGAGATGGAAGAAATCTCGGTTGTAAAT GATGCGGAACATGAGGCAAGAGCCACGGAGACACCTGACACAGGAAAATCTACAAACATGAAGAGCAGAGCACGGAAAGAAATGGAGCCGGTTCGTTTCAATGCAGAAAACTTATCtggggaaaaaaaattcaagaacaTTAAATTGGAGAAA CCATGA
- the LOC135151553 gene encoding uncharacterized protein LOC135151553: MSATNYDSVQALNTGSYDYKIRVRVIRLWRGATRTGEEFKNFNVILLDSKSNRIHAFIPTSRAEELAEVLKLDKNYKIRNFTVQFYKASDKFRCLRNDRQIVFTKDTSVQEIAEDEVNIPLDYFDFYDHSQLEELSKQTTYLAGTKQDVIGIVKKHDKFRDLENKHGQKQKQSKLVITDGSSNVNITFWDAFGTKFENAMKEAVETPVILIISCCRVGKFNGAVDIGNVPATRVYINYKHHVVGQLRKMLQNPEFVEKVFAEKQKKEIALVKVAEIKKFGKEYIENKVLTHVTIKSVDETTSWCYSACTGCRKEIKKDNSVYVSQPCNRLVPYPEISYRISVLAEDNTDEVHIILGDREVRTLIRKRARNLLEEVNKQI, translated from the exons ATGTCTGCAACTAACTACGACAGTGTTCAAGCTCTCAATACCGGTAGTTATGACTACAAAATCAGAGTCAGAGTCATCAGGTTATGGCGTGGAGCAACTCGGACTGGAGAAGAATTCAAAAATTTCAATGTCATTCTGTTGGATAGCAAG AGTAACAGAATTCATGCTTTCATCCCAACCTCACGCGCAGAGGAACTAGCAGAAGTACTAAAATTGGATAAAAACTATAAGATCAGAAACTTCACTGTTCAGTTCTACAAGGCAAGTGACAAATTCAGGTGCCTACGTAACGACCGgcaaatagttttcacaaaagACACTTCTGTGCAAGAAATTGCAGAAGACGAAGTTAACATTCCTTTAGACTACTTTGATTTCTATGACCATAGCCAGCTCGAAGAACTTTCAAAGCAGACTACATACTTAGCCGGTACAAAACAAG ATGTAATAGGTATTGTGAAGAAACACGACAAGTTTAGAGATCTGGAAAACAAACATGGCCAAAAGCAGAAACAATCCAAGTTGGTCATCACAGATGGAAG CTCTAACGTCAATATTACTTTCTGGGATGCTTTTGGAACTAAGTTTGAGAATGCTATGAAAGAAGCAGTTGAGACTCCTGTCATTCTGATCATATCATGCTGCCGAGTTGGAAAGTTTAATG gTGCCGTTGATATTGGTAATGTTCCAGCTACAAGAGTATACATCAACTACAAACACCATGTCGTAGGTCAACTCAGAAAAAT GCTACAAAATCCTGAGTTTGTTGAGAAggtttttgctgaaaagcaaaaAAAGGAGATTGCGCTGGTGAAAGTTGCTGAGATTAAAAAATTTGGGAAGGAATACATCGAG AACAAGGTCTTAACACATGTGACAATAAAATCTGTcgatgaaacaacaagttggtGTTACTCTGCTTGCACTGGATGCAGGAAAGAAATCAAAAAGGATAACTCAGTATACGTTAGTCAACCTTGCAACAGGTTGGTGCCTTACCCAGAGATAAG CTATCGCATTTCAGTTCTAGCAGAGGATAACACTGATGAGGTGCACATCATCCTGGGAGATAGAGAAGTCAGGACACTGATTAGGAAGAGAGCTAGGAACCTTTTGGAGGAGGTTAACAAACAAATCTAA